The stretch of DNA AAAATGGTTTATTCATTTCCTCTTTAGCTCACTCGTTCCTATCCTTTTAGACACGCTCTGCTTTCTGCATAAAAATATCTTATATTTTTTAGCGGGGTTCTGCGTAGTACTGTTTCGACTGCAACCTCACTCCGTTCATTAACTAAGTAACAAGCTCTTAACGCTAAAACAGCCACAATATATAAAACCAATAGTCAAGCACATAACACAGGTGAAATAATCGAATACAATTTTCCCATAGAGTGAAAAAATAAAAGATTATTTTTATTCGCAAAAAATTACATTTTTTGATTGTATAAATCAAGAAAAGCAAAATAAAATAAATCTACAAAATTCATTACCAAACACTTATCTTTTTCATTACAAATAAAAACACAGTTCAAAGTCTACAGGGGATAAAAAGTTGGTATTATCTTTGGCTCTATTCATTAAATTCTACCCCATTCTACTACTTATTATTATATTTACATCTATCATAAAAAATTTTAAGATCAACCAAACTAAGTTGAAGTGCTTATTGAATAATGAAGAAAAAAAACACCTTGTTATGGGAAATTAGTGGCAAAAACGTACAAGCTCCCTCTTATCTTTTTGGAACCATGCATGTTCGAGACAATCGTGCATTTAGAAAAATTGATTTTTTAAAAAGCTGTATAGAAAATTGTGCTGCTTTTGCTGCTGAATTTGATCTAAAAGATGCCGATCTTGCTCAATTGCAACAAGCTTCAAAATTGCCTAATGGAAAAACACTTCAGGATTTCTTAAATCCCAAAATTTATCAAAAACTTGATCGATTAGTACGTATAGAAACAGGGCAACAGCTAGAACAATTTAAATACAGTTCTCCAATTATTTTATTTAACCTTATTTCTGAATCGCAATTCCAAGCAGATAATCAAATGGCATTGGACAGTATGCTTTATACTATCGCCCAAAACGCCAATAAGGAGCTAATGGGATTGGAGACTTTTCATGAGCAAATGGCTGTATTTTCTAAGATTAACATAAAAGAACAATGTCGTTCTCTAAAAAAAATGGCAACCCATTTTAAACGTTTTAGAAAAGAACTAAGCAAAACAGCAGAGTTATATATACAAGGAGATATACAAGGCTTGCAAAAAAAAGCAAAACGATCTATAGGAGGCATGCGACAGGTTCTATTATACGAACGTAATGACCTAATGGCAGAACGGTTTGAACAATATGCCTGTCAACAAAGTTTGTTTGCCGCCATTGGTGCAGGGCATCTAGGGGGCAAAAAAGGCGTACTCCGCCTAATGAAAAAAAAGGGCTACAAAATTACTCCCATTTTTTATTAGTCTTACAATCGTTTTCCACAGAGACCACCCTAGCCCTAGCTCAATAAATAAAAGTTCCCCCACTTAAATATTCATTCATTTATGCGCTAAAGTTTGTAATCTCTAATCCTTATGTATATGCATCGACTTATCTTTATCCTTTTCCCCCTCTTGATTAGCCAACTAACAGTTGGTCAAGCCAGCTATCATTTAAGTGATTTTCAGATCAAACAAGATGCTCTTATAAAAGGCACGCATAGTCACACCAAGGGCTTAGACATACAGTTTAGGTTTTCACCTTATCAATTGGACAATACCACGCATGAATTTACCATAAAAATAGAAGCAAAAGAGCAGCTTATTGCTCAACAAAGTAAAACATTCACCTATCAATATACCGATAGCATTGCTTATTTGGTAGATAGTTTAGGAATTGATAGCCTCCCCAATTTAGATACAATCGTTCATTTATACATTCCCTATCGTGAAATTGCTGTTGAAGAAGGAG from Aureispira anguillae encodes:
- a CDS encoding TraB/GumN family protein, which gives rise to MKKKNTLLWEISGKNVQAPSYLFGTMHVRDNRAFRKIDFLKSCIENCAAFAAEFDLKDADLAQLQQASKLPNGKTLQDFLNPKIYQKLDRLVRIETGQQLEQFKYSSPIILFNLISESQFQADNQMALDSMLYTIAQNANKELMGLETFHEQMAVFSKINIKEQCRSLKKMATHFKRFRKELSKTAELYIQGDIQGLQKKAKRSIGGMRQVLLYERNDLMAERFEQYACQQSLFAAIGAGHLGGKKGVLRLMKKKGYKITPIFY